In Dehalococcoidia bacterium, the genomic window AACCCCATTCCGGCGGCCATACTAGTGAAGCCCAGCGTATAGTAAAAATAGTATTTACCGCTTTTCTTATTATCAGTTTGTTGCTTATCTATCCTGTCAAGCGATTCTTTGATCCCTATCAAGTATTTCTTTATCACATCAATATCAGAGCCAGAGTCGCTTTTCTCAAGAGCATCCCCTTTTAAACTTTCAACACCAGTCTCAAGTTTGCATTCCTCTTTCATTTTTGCATCCGAATCACCCATTGCCTTCACCGCTGTACTAGACTTATAGGCCGCCCCGAGAGAAATCAAACCTACACCCAAAGACATCACTGCCAAACCTCCACCTAGAATGCGCCACACTACATCAAGGGATACTATATTCACCAACAATGCACATATTCCTGAGATTATAATCAGACTAAAGCCAAGCAGATAAAAACTGGCCCCTGTCTTACCAAGGTTAGCTGGCAAGCTCCTCAACCACTCCCAGAACTCACGCGGGCTCGGCCCATTATTCAAAACCCTACTCCCAAACACCAAACGTAATCTATCAAATATAAGCCATTTTAGCACCACGATAGCTACAAGGCAAACGAACTCCCCCTGTCATCCCCCTCTTTGATTAAAGAGGGGGAAGCTGCAAAACCGAAGGGGCGTTCGATGCAGAGGTGCAGGAGAGAAGGGCTCCTGACGGGGTTTTAGGGGTGTCCCCTAATTTATTTATGTCCCCCAACGTATGGGGGATTTAGGGGGTTCGGAAAATATCTCCGAACCGTGTCGACCGCCAACAGGGCGAATGATTATTCGCCCCTACATTCGAACGACGTTGATGCGCTATAATATCCCCATCATGCAATCCAGCAAGACATCCGTCTTGATAGCCACCACCCTCGGCGCGTTCCTGACCCCCTTCATGGGCTCGGCGATGAACGTAGCGGTCCCCTTCATCGGTCAGGATTTCGGCATGAACGCCACCACCCTGCCCTGGATAAACAACTCCTTCCTCATCGCGTCCCTGACGTTCCTGCTGCCATTCGGCCGTCTGGCCGACATCTACGGCAGGAAGAAGATTTTCACCTGGGGTATCGTGGCCTTCACCGTCTTCACTTTCCTCTGCGCGCTGGCCAACTCGGCGGAGATGTTCTTTGCCTTCCGCGCGCTGCAGGGGATAAGCGGCGCCATGATCTTCGGCACAAGCGTGGCGCTGGTCACCTCGGCCTATCCGCCGCAGGAGCGGGGGCGCGTGCTGGGCATCAACGTGGCGTCGATCTATACCGGGCTCTCGGTCGGGCCGGTGATAGGCGGGGTGCTGGTGAACCACTTCGGGTGGGAGAGCGTTTTCATAGCAACGCTGCCGCTGTGCCTCTTCGTCCTCGCCCTGATAATCTGGAAGCTCAGAGGCGAGTGGGCCCCGGCCCGGGGCGAGGGGTTCGACAGGGGCGGGGCGGTTATCTACGGCATCACCATAATAGCTATAATGTGCGGCCTCTCCCTGCTGCCGCAGTGGTGGGGGTTCGTTCTCATAGTAGCAGGGGCGCTGGCTCTGGCTGTATTCATCTGGTATGAGA contains:
- a CDS encoding MFS transporter; translation: MRYNIPIMQSSKTSVLIATTLGAFLTPFMGSAMNVAVPFIGQDFGMNATTLPWINNSFLIASLTFLLPFGRLADIYGRKKIFTWGIVAFTVFTFLCALANSAEMFFAFRALQGISGAMIFGTSVALVTSAYPPQERGRVLGINVASIYTGLSVGPVIGGVLVNHFGWESVFIATLPLCLFVLALIIWKLRGEWAPARGEGFDRGGAVIYGITIIAIMCGLSLLPQWWGFVLIVAGALALAVFIWYEIRARSPLLEINLFRRNIPFAFSSLAALINYAATFAIAFLLSLYLINIKGYAADYAGYILVTQPVFQAIFAPIAGRLSDRIEPRLLASAGMAITVVGLTLFVFITKTTSLWMIIGGQALLGFGFGLFSSPNTNAIMSAVENKLYGVAASTVATMRQTGMTLSMSIVNVLFAVYIGSEQITLENHDAFMQSFKVAFIIFAALCFAGVFASMARGNTRRG